TATCAGATCATAAAAGATAGGTTGATGTCTCAACCAGGCATATCTGCAGTCTCTATTTCCAGTCGTGTTCCCTCTGGAAGATTATTGGATTCACAAGGAGGAAGTGCGGAAATCAATGGAGAAATGTCTCAGTTGGAAATAAGGATCGCAGATATCCATGTAGGGCATGAGTTTATCAAAACTTACGGAATTCCGATTGTGGCAGGTAGAGATTTTGATTTTCAGATGGCAAGTGATTCCTCAGAGGCCTTTGTCTTAAATGAATCAGCAATCAGAGAGATTGGATGGTCATCACCGGAAGAAGCAATTGGGAAGAAGTTTAATTATGGAGGCAGAAATGGTTTCGTAACTGGCGTAATGAAAGATTTCCATTTTGAATCTTTACATCAGCCCATTGTTCCCATCGTTTTTATGATAACTCAAGACAGGTCTAACCAACTAAGTATAAAAGTTGATGCCTCCAAAAGGGAAGAGGTTTTAGCTTATTTGGAAAGTGAGTGGGCAGACCTAAATGCAGGGTTCCCATTTGAGCCTATTTTTGTAGATGAAGGGTTCAATCAGCAGTATGAAGCTGAAGATCGCGTAAAAACTATTTTCACTTTCTTCTCAGCTTTGGCAGTACTTATTTCGGTATTGGGATTATTGGGACTGACGACTTTTGCTACAGAGCAAAGAACAAGAGAAATCGGGATCAGGAAAGTGATGGGTGCCGAAACCAGCAATATTTTGATTTTACTAGGGAAGGACTTTATGAAACTAGTGCTTATTGGATTCTTGATTGCCATTCCGATTTCCTGGTTTGGTATGAGTCAATGGCTTCAGGATTTTGCCTATAAAATTGGAATCAGCTGGACCGTGTTTTTATGGGCTGGTCTAATAGCAGGAATTATAGCTGCAGGCACTGTAATGCTTCAGTCCATGAAGGCGGCTTATGCTAATCCTGTAAAAAGTATCAAGAACGAGTGAGTTTTGGAAAGAAGTACCAAGTACAAAGCTTGCCTGCCAAAGGCAGGATTCTAGAATCAAGGGCCAAGAACCTAGGTTAAAAAGAAGGGTGAAGAATTCAGAATCATCAAAATGGATGAAGAAATGGGGATTTTAAACTAGTTCCATGCAACCTTTTTTCACCAAATATCATCTTAAAGTTAAGAGCTTTACTTTCTAAGGTTTAGAGAGTATCAACAGTGAATTTTATAATTTTCCAACATTTCAACTATAATACAATGAAAATTTATTCAAAACTATTTGCAATAGCATTTGTGGCTATGACCATGGTATCATGTGCTATGGCACAGGAGACGGAAACAAGAAACCTCGGGCATTTTTCTGAAGTTCATTCTGGTGGAAGCTGGGAAGTAATCCTAGAGGAAGGAAATACTGAGGAAGTAAGAATTGAAGCTAGAGGTGTGGAATTAAGTAAAGTGAAGACTGAAATTGATGGTGGTACCCTGAAGCTGGGATTGGAAAGAGGGAATTATAGAAATGTCAACCTGAAGTTTTACGTTACATATAAAACCTTAGAAGGTCTGAAATGCTCCGGTTCGGGAGAAATAATTGTTAAATCTGATGTCATATCCGAGGAGTTTAACCTTGGGCTTTCAGGCTCAGGTGATATTATTATGAGAAACTTGAGAGCGGATGAATTAGATGCTTCGATCTCTGGCTCTGCAAAAATCAAAATTGATGGAGGAGCTATCGGAGAAGCAAGTATTTCTCAATCAGGTTCTGGCGATTTTGATGCTGAGGACTTATCTATTGAGGAACTGGATGTGAGAAAGTCAGGCTCCGGAGATACCTACGTAGGGGATTTAGGAGAGATTTCTGTAAGATCGTCTGGTTCTGGTGATATTGTTTACTCAGGTTCGCCTAGAATGGGGGATATCAAAGTTTCAGGATCAAGCAGTATCCGTAAGAGGTAAACCCCTCAATTTCTAGATTCCTGATTTTGGAATCGGGATGACGATAGTAAGGACAACGCAGGTGGGGACAACGCATGCGTTGTCCATACCTTATTTCCTTCCCCATTTAATATCAAAATCCCATAAATAGGATTGGGTATTACCACAAATTCACCCAATTAGATATTTTTTGCATGATTTTTCATTTCATACCAAACAACTGAGGCAATTGTGCTATTTAATTATTAGCCTATTGAAAATCAGTTGACTACATTAAAAATCCGTTTTCAACTTGATAAGATTCTGGGATTTTTTCTTCTCCTAGCATCTCTAATAGGTCAATTTCTATCGCTCTAGATATGGAGGAAATAGGTACGTCGTTGTAACCTCCTTCAAATGGATTCTCTGAATAATCCCCGATTCTATCCACCACAAAGAATGTCCAAATAATGATGGACGAAAAAGGAATGGTAAGCCAATAATGTAAAGCGCTAGATTGTTCAAAAATATCGAGTAGACCAAATGGTATTAATGCACAAAATATATAGGTGATCCAAAGACCTGTGGACGCATATTGTCTTGGAAAAGGGAAGTTTTTGATCCGCTCACTCATTCCTTGATTCGTGTATAATTTGCCAATCAGTTCGTGAATCCATACCTGTTTAATGTCACTGACAAACCCTTCCTGATTTAATTTACCAATTTCAAGACTTTGATTTTTTAGTAACTGCGAAGGAATATTCGAATGTTTTTTTAATTCTGCTAACTCTTCTTCACTGACATACTTTTCGATTTCCGCGAAAATTCCATCATAGTATTCTTTGATAAACCCTGGGATAAAATTCAATTTATTGACTGGAAGGTTATGTTCCCATGTTTTTTCATTCCTCATGACATGTTTCAAGGCTAGAAGCCAGGCAAGGTGCCGATAAATCAACTTCTTCTTACTTT
Above is a window of Algoriphagus machipongonensis DNA encoding:
- a CDS encoding head GIN domain-containing protein — protein: MKIYSKLFAIAFVAMTMVSCAMAQETETRNLGHFSEVHSGGSWEVILEEGNTEEVRIEARGVELSKVKTEIDGGTLKLGLERGNYRNVNLKFYVTYKTLEGLKCSGSGEIIVKSDVISEEFNLGLSGSGDIIMRNLRADELDASISGSAKIKIDGGAIGEASISQSGSGDFDAEDLSIEELDVRKSGSGDTYVGDLGEISVRSSGSGDIVYSGSPRMGDIKVSGSSSIRKR
- a CDS encoding bestrophin family protein — translated: MYVKRYYSFWMTIRWSKYSLIYGVLYSLVIIFLYEITNIPFSLPWEPISVIGIAVAFFLGFKNNSSYDRTWEARKIWGAIVNESRTFATGILSLPNQEMPFESKKKLIYRHLAWLLALKHVMRNEKTWEHNLPVNKLNFIPGFIKEYYDGIFAEIEKYVSEEELAELKKHSNIPSQLLKNQSLEIGKLNQEGFVSDIKQVWIHELIGKLYTNQGMSERIKNFPFPRQYASTGLWITYIFCALIPFGLLDIFEQSSALHYWLTIPFSSIIIWTFFVVDRIGDYSENPFEGGYNDVPISSISRAIEIDLLEMLGEEKIPESYQVENGFLM